One genomic segment of Paenibacillus xylanexedens includes these proteins:
- the rpoB gene encoding DNA-directed RNA polymerase subunit beta has product MAGHLVQYGRRTRRSYARINEILEVPNLIEIQQKSYDWFLEEGLREMFQDISPIQDFTGNLILEFIDYSLGEPKYTVDDAKERDVTYAAPLRVKVRLINKETGEVKEQEVFMGDFPLMTNTGTFIINGAERVIVSQLVRSPSVYFSTKVDKNAKKTYTATVIPNRGAWLELEMDAKDVVYVRIDRTRKIPVTVLLRSLGFGTDAEILDLLGNDEYIRNTLDKDNTDSTEKALIEIYERLRPGEPPTLDNAKSLLVARFFDPKRYDLANVGRYKMNKKLHIKNRLFNQRLAESLVDAETGEIIAEAGQMVDRRLLDEIMPYLEKSVGFRTYHVGNGVLDANDVPMQTIDVFSPTEDGKVVKLIANGIIDKSVKNVTPADIISSISYFLNLLQGIGSTDDIDHLGNRRLRSVGELLQNQFRIGLSRMERVVRERMSIQDANVITPQALINIRPVIASIKEFFGSSQLSQFMDQTNPLGELTHKRRLSALGPGGLTRERAGMEVRDVHPSHYGRMCPIETPEGPNIGLINSLSTFARVNEYGFIEAPYRWVDPKTGIVTEQIDYLTADEEDNYVIAQANAKLNEDGTFEEEAIIVRYNKQSDNILTMPSERVDYMDVSPKQVVSVATALIPFLENDDSNRALMGSNMQRQAVPLLIPKAPLVGTGMEHKAAKDSGVCIVSDYDGIIERSSANEIWVRRVEEVDGQEVKGDIVKYKLHKFMRSNQGTCINQRPIVKRGAAVKAGDILADGPSTEMGELALGRNVVVAFMTWEGYNYEDAILLSEKLVKEDVYTSIHIEEYESEARDTKLGPEEITRDIPNVGEEALRNLDERGIIRIGAEISAGDILVGKVTPKGVTELTAEERLLHAIFGEKAREVRDTSLRVPHGTDGIVVDVKVFTRENGDELPPGVNQLVRVYIAQKRKISEGDKMAGRHGNKGVVARILPEEDMPFLPDGTPVQIVLNPLGVPSRMNIGQVLEVHLGMAAMQLGIHVATPVFDGAKEYDVFDTMEEAGMQRNGKTVLYDGRTGEEFEREVTVGVMHMIKLAHMVDDKIHARSTGPYSLVTQQPLGGKAQFGGQRFGEMEVWALEAYGAAYTLQEILTVKSDDVVGRVKTYESIVKGENVPEPGVPESFKVLIKELQSLGMDVKILSEDEQEIEMREMDDEDDAASDKLSLNLEGTEVGAE; this is encoded by the coding sequence TTGGCAGGACATCTTGTTCAATATGGTCGACGCACTCGGCGCAGTTATGCACGAATTAACGAGATACTCGAAGTTCCGAACCTGATTGAAATCCAACAAAAATCCTATGATTGGTTTTTGGAGGAAGGGTTGCGCGAAATGTTCCAGGATATCTCGCCGATCCAGGATTTTACAGGTAACTTGATTTTGGAATTTATCGATTACAGTCTCGGTGAACCGAAGTATACAGTAGACGACGCGAAAGAGCGTGACGTTACTTATGCAGCACCGCTTCGGGTCAAAGTCCGGCTCATTAATAAGGAAACCGGCGAAGTCAAAGAGCAGGAAGTATTCATGGGAGATTTCCCGCTGATGACCAACACGGGCACATTTATTATTAATGGTGCGGAACGGGTTATTGTCAGCCAGTTGGTTCGCTCTCCTAGCGTTTACTTCAGTACCAAAGTAGATAAAAACGCCAAAAAAACGTATACCGCTACAGTTATTCCTAACCGCGGCGCTTGGTTGGAACTGGAGATGGACGCGAAGGATGTTGTTTATGTCCGGATCGACCGTACACGTAAAATACCGGTTACGGTTCTCCTGCGTTCACTTGGTTTTGGCACAGATGCTGAGATTCTGGATCTGCTCGGTAATGACGAATATATCCGCAACACACTGGACAAAGACAACACGGATTCCACGGAGAAAGCACTCATTGAGATCTATGAGCGTCTTCGTCCGGGCGAGCCACCAACGCTGGATAATGCGAAAAGCTTGCTCGTAGCACGTTTCTTTGATCCAAAACGTTATGACCTGGCTAATGTAGGTCGTTACAAAATGAATAAAAAGCTTCACATCAAAAACCGTTTGTTTAACCAGCGGTTGGCTGAATCACTTGTTGACGCTGAAACAGGCGAGATTATTGCTGAAGCAGGTCAAATGGTGGATCGTCGCTTGTTGGATGAAATCATGCCGTATCTTGAGAAGAGCGTTGGTTTCCGCACGTATCACGTGGGTAACGGTGTTCTGGATGCTAATGATGTTCCTATGCAAACGATCGATGTATTTTCACCAACAGAAGATGGTAAAGTAGTCAAACTGATTGCCAATGGAATCATTGACAAGTCCGTTAAAAACGTGACGCCGGCGGATATCATTTCGTCCATCAGTTATTTCCTCAACCTTCTGCAAGGAATTGGTAGCACGGATGATATTGACCATCTGGGTAACCGTCGTTTGCGTTCGGTGGGTGAACTCCTGCAGAACCAGTTCCGTATCGGTTTGTCCCGTATGGAGCGTGTGGTTCGTGAGAGAATGTCCATTCAGGATGCTAACGTAATTACACCACAGGCTTTGATTAACATCCGTCCTGTTATTGCATCCATTAAAGAGTTCTTTGGTAGCTCCCAATTGTCACAGTTTATGGATCAAACGAACCCGCTGGGTGAGTTGACACATAAACGTCGTTTGTCCGCACTCGGACCCGGTGGTTTGACGCGTGAGCGCGCAGGTATGGAAGTGCGTGACGTCCATCCATCCCACTATGGTCGTATGTGTCCAATCGAGACGCCAGAGGGACCAAACATCGGTTTGATCAACTCCTTGTCTACGTTCGCTCGTGTGAATGAATATGGCTTCATTGAAGCTCCATATCGTTGGGTTGATCCGAAGACAGGTATTGTAACCGAGCAAATTGATTACCTGACAGCGGACGAAGAGGACAACTATGTTATCGCGCAAGCGAATGCGAAGTTGAACGAAGACGGTACATTTGAAGAAGAAGCGATCATTGTACGTTACAACAAACAGTCGGATAACATCCTTACGATGCCGAGTGAGCGAGTTGACTACATGGACGTATCTCCTAAACAGGTTGTATCCGTCGCGACAGCGCTGATCCCGTTCCTTGAGAACGATGACTCCAACCGTGCACTCATGGGATCGAACATGCAACGGCAGGCGGTTCCACTCTTGATTCCTAAAGCACCACTTGTAGGGACAGGTATGGAGCACAAAGCTGCAAAAGATTCTGGTGTATGTATTGTCTCCGATTATGACGGAATTATTGAACGTTCTTCTGCGAACGAAATTTGGGTCCGTCGTGTTGAAGAAGTGGATGGTCAGGAAGTCAAAGGCGATATCGTTAAATATAAATTACACAAATTTATGCGTTCGAACCAAGGAACATGCATTAACCAACGTCCGATTGTCAAAAGAGGTGCTGCTGTCAAAGCTGGCGATATCCTCGCTGATGGTCCTTCAACGGAAATGGGTGAATTGGCTCTGGGACGTAACGTTGTTGTTGCCTTCATGACTTGGGAAGGTTACAACTACGAGGATGCGATCTTGCTCAGTGAAAAACTCGTTAAGGAAGATGTATACACATCCATCCATATCGAGGAGTATGAGTCAGAAGCACGTGATACCAAGCTTGGACCTGAAGAGATCACACGTGACATCCCTAACGTTGGGGAAGAAGCGTTGCGTAACTTGGATGAGCGCGGTATTATCCGCATCGGTGCTGAGATCAGTGCTGGCGACATTCTGGTTGGTAAAGTAACACCTAAGGGTGTAACAGAGCTGACAGCAGAAGAACGTCTCTTGCATGCGATCTTTGGTGAGAAAGCACGTGAAGTACGTGATACTTCCTTGCGTGTACCACATGGTACTGACGGTATCGTAGTAGACGTGAAAGTATTTACCCGTGAAAACGGTGATGAGCTGCCTCCAGGTGTTAACCAACTCGTTCGTGTATATATCGCTCAAAAACGGAAAATTTCCGAGGGTGATAAAATGGCCGGACGTCACGGTAACAAAGGGGTCGTGGCCCGCATCTTGCCGGAAGAAGATATGCCTTTCCTGCCAGACGGTACACCGGTTCAGATCGTTCTTAACCCACTGGGCGTACCTTCCCGGATGAATATCGGTCAAGTACTCGAGGTTCACTTGGGTATGGCGGCGATGCAACTGGGTATTCACGTAGCAACTCCTGTATTCGACGGAGCGAAGGAGTATGACGTCTTCGATACGATGGAAGAAGCAGGTATGCAACGTAATGGTAAAACTGTCCTGTATGATGGTCGTACAGGTGAAGAGTTTGAACGTGAAGTTACCGTAGGTGTCATGCACATGATCAAATTGGCACACATGGTTGATGATAAAATCCATGCCCGTTCCACAGGTCCTTACTCACTTGTTACGCAACAGCCATTGGGTGGTAAAGCCCAATTTGGTGGACAGCGTTTCGGGGAGATGGAAGTATGGGCGCTTGAGGCATACGGTGCAGCTTATACACTGCAAGAAATCTTGACTGTTAAATCCGATGACGTTGTTGGTCGGGTTAAAACGTATGAATCCATTGTCAAAGGTGAGAATGTTCCGGAACCAGGTGTTCCTGAATCATTCAAAGTATTGATCAAAGAGCTGCAAAGCTTGGGTATGGACGTTAAGATTTTGAGCGAAGATGAGCAAGAGATTGAAATGAGAGAAATGGACGATGAAGATGACGCTGCGAGCGATAAGCTCAGCCTCAACCTTGAGGGTACAGAGGTCGGAGCGGAATAA
- the secE gene encoding preprotein translocase subunit SecE, with amino-acid sequence MKRSFKSLISFFSESWAELKKVRWPNRKELTNYTLIVLGTVVVMTLFFWVIDIGISFVIEAII; translated from the coding sequence GTGAAACGAAGTTTCAAATCTCTGATTTCCTTTTTCTCAGAAAGCTGGGCTGAACTTAAAAAAGTTCGCTGGCCTAATCGTAAAGAGCTGACCAACTACACATTGATCGTACTTGGTACTGTTGTGGTTATGACGCTGTTTTTTTGGGTCATTGACATTGGCATCTCCTTTGTGATCGAAGCGATTATTTAA
- the rplJ gene encoding 50S ribosomal protein L10 produces the protein MANAKVIQAKQESVDAVTAKLRESVTTVVVDYRGLNVAQVTELRKQLREAGIEFQVLKNSLLRRAAAAAELTELENVLTGPTAIAFSVDDVVAPAKILNDFAKKNDALELKGAVVEGRVIGVEEVKALAELPSRDGLLSMLLSVLQAPVRNFALAVKAVAEKEEQGA, from the coding sequence TTGGCAAACGCAAAAGTGATTCAAGCAAAACAAGAATCCGTTGATGCAGTAACAGCAAAATTGCGCGAGAGCGTTACAACTGTTGTTGTTGACTATCGCGGATTGAACGTTGCCCAAGTAACTGAGTTGCGTAAGCAACTTCGTGAAGCAGGCATCGAATTCCAAGTGCTGAAAAACTCGTTGCTTCGCCGTGCAGCTGCAGCAGCAGAACTGACAGAACTCGAAAATGTTCTTACAGGTCCTACTGCAATTGCATTCAGCGTAGATGACGTTGTGGCTCCAGCTAAAATTCTGAACGACTTCGCGAAAAAGAACGATGCATTGGAATTGAAAGGTGCAGTCGTAGAAGGTCGCGTAATCGGAGTAGAAGAAGTTAAGGCATTGGCAGAACTGCCATCCCGCGATGGACTCCTCTCCATGCTCCTCAGCGTGCTTCAAGCGCCAGTGCGCAACTTCGCGCTTGCGGTTAAAGCAGTTGCAGAAAAAGAAGAACAAGGCGCGTAA
- the rplA gene encoding 50S ribosomal protein L1, which yields MAKHGKKYLEAAKLIDSEATYEPSEAVELVKKAATAKFDETIEAAVRLGVDPRKQDQAVRGVVVLPHGTGKTQRVLVFAKGDKAKEAEAAGADYVGDADMINKIQQGWFEFDVCVATPDMMSEVGKLGRLLGGKGLMPNPKAGTVTFDVTKAVQEIKAGKIEYRLDRAGQIHAPIGKASFSSEQLNENFKALMEALNRAKPAAAKGVYLKNVSLSSTMGPGARVNAAAFR from the coding sequence ATGGCTAAACACGGTAAAAAATACCTGGAAGCTGCTAAGCTGATTGACAGCGAAGCAACTTACGAGCCTTCAGAAGCTGTAGAGCTTGTGAAAAAGGCAGCTACTGCAAAATTCGATGAAACAATCGAAGCAGCAGTTCGTTTGGGTGTAGACCCTCGTAAGCAAGACCAGGCTGTACGTGGTGTTGTTGTCTTGCCACACGGCACAGGTAAAACACAACGCGTATTGGTATTTGCAAAAGGTGACAAAGCGAAAGAAGCGGAAGCGGCTGGCGCGGACTATGTTGGTGATGCAGACATGATCAACAAAATCCAACAAGGCTGGTTCGAATTCGACGTCTGCGTAGCGACACCAGATATGATGAGTGAAGTAGGTAAATTGGGCCGACTGCTCGGCGGTAAAGGTCTGATGCCTAACCCTAAAGCCGGAACGGTAACTTTCGATGTAACTAAGGCTGTTCAAGAAATTAAAGCCGGTAAAATCGAATATCGTCTGGATCGTGCAGGTCAAATTCATGCACCGATTGGTAAAGCTTCTTTCTCTTCTGAGCAACTTAATGAGAACTTCAAAGCTCTCATGGAAGCTCTGAATCGTGCTAAACCAGCGGCAGCAAAAGGTGTTTATCTGAAGAATGTTAGTCTTTCTTCCACGATGGGCCCTGGCGCACGCGTGAACGCAGCAGCTTTTAGATAA
- the sigH gene encoding RNA polymerase sporulation sigma factor SigH: MSVDLKDIMLSKYDYQSDEDIVEAFREGESEALEFLINKYRNFVRAKARSYFLIGADREDIIQEGMIGLYKSIRDFKGDKLASFKAFAELCITRQIITAIKTATRQKHIPLNSYVSLDKPIYDEESDRTLLDVICGTQVSDPEELIINQEEFVGLEDKMSEILSDLERKVLMLYLDGRSYQEIAVDLDRHVKSIDNALQRVKRKLEKYLEVRDN, from the coding sequence GTGAGTGTCGACCTCAAAGATATCATGTTATCTAAGTATGATTACCAAAGTGACGAAGACATTGTCGAAGCTTTCCGTGAAGGCGAAAGCGAAGCGTTAGAGTTTCTAATTAACAAATATCGTAACTTTGTACGCGCCAAGGCAAGATCTTATTTTCTGATTGGGGCAGACCGGGAAGATATTATTCAAGAAGGAATGATTGGCCTCTACAAATCCATTCGAGATTTCAAAGGGGACAAGCTGGCTTCGTTCAAGGCTTTTGCCGAACTGTGTATTACAAGACAGATCATCACGGCCATTAAGACAGCAACACGTCAGAAGCATATTCCGCTTAATTCTTATGTATCTCTGGACAAGCCTATTTATGACGAAGAGTCTGATCGTACGTTACTCGATGTGATTTGTGGAACCCAGGTCAGTGATCCGGAAGAACTTATCATCAATCAGGAAGAGTTTGTGGGCCTGGAAGATAAAATGTCCGAGATTCTGAGTGATCTGGAACGTAAAGTATTGATGTTGTATCTGGACGGGAGATCTTATCAAGAGATTGCAGTAGATTTGGACAGACATGTGAAGTCCATTGATAATGCACTTCAGCGCGTCAAGCGCAAACTTGAAAAGTACCTGGAAGTTCGAGATAATTAA
- a CDS encoding class I SAM-dependent methyltransferase: MSNHYYSDKPQVAHDRRATEAVLRGFSLRFVTDAGVFSKNGIDYGSRVLIDAIELPSGAHVLDVGCGYGPMGLTAAKLVPDGHVTMIDINERAVELSRENAKANGINNVTVLQSNLLSEVKKQDFDVILTNPPIRAGKETVHTIFEQAHRHLKVGGSLWIVIQKKQGAPSAKAKLESLFGRVEEVTKDKGYRIFKAVKSEEVSTKS, encoded by the coding sequence ATGTCCAATCATTATTATTCGGACAAACCGCAAGTGGCGCATGATCGCAGAGCAACTGAAGCGGTTCTTCGCGGATTCAGTCTGCGATTCGTGACGGATGCCGGTGTGTTTTCCAAAAACGGAATCGATTATGGCAGCAGAGTATTGATTGATGCGATAGAGTTGCCATCAGGGGCTCATGTTCTCGATGTGGGCTGTGGATACGGGCCAATGGGTCTTACAGCAGCCAAACTTGTACCGGATGGGCATGTCACCATGATCGATATCAACGAGAGAGCCGTTGAACTTTCCAGGGAAAATGCAAAAGCGAACGGAATTAACAATGTTACGGTATTGCAAAGTAATCTACTGTCTGAAGTGAAAAAGCAAGATTTTGACGTTATCCTAACCAACCCGCCTATACGGGCTGGGAAAGAGACGGTTCATACTATTTTCGAACAGGCACATCGCCATCTGAAGGTAGGCGGTTCGTTGTGGATTGTCATTCAGAAGAAACAAGGAGCCCCGTCAGCGAAAGCAAAATTGGAATCTTTGTTTGGAAGAGTGGAAGAAGTGACGAAGGATAAAGGCTATCGGATTTTCAAAGCGGTGAAATCGGAAGAGGTATCTACTAAAAGCTGA
- the nusG gene encoding transcription termination/antitermination protein NusG: MEKRWYVVHTYSGYENKVKANLEKRVESMGMEDKIFRVLVPMEEEVVNKDGKKKTVMRKVYPGYVLVEMVQTDDSWYVVRNTPGVTGFVGSTGSGSKPTALLPEEVEQILKHMGMVEPKPKIEFDIKESVRIKVGPFANFVGSVEEILVEKSKLKVHVNMFGRETPLELEYTQVEKI; the protein is encoded by the coding sequence ATGGAAAAAAGATGGTACGTCGTTCATACCTATTCAGGGTATGAGAACAAGGTCAAAGCCAATTTGGAAAAACGCGTAGAGTCTATGGGCATGGAAGACAAGATATTCCGCGTTCTTGTTCCTATGGAAGAAGAAGTGGTAAACAAGGACGGTAAGAAAAAAACCGTTATGCGTAAAGTTTACCCCGGTTATGTCTTGGTGGAAATGGTACAGACGGATGATTCTTGGTATGTTGTTCGCAACACACCAGGGGTTACAGGATTTGTCGGTTCGACAGGTTCTGGGTCCAAACCAACTGCATTGTTGCCTGAAGAAGTGGAACAAATTCTGAAGCACATGGGAATGGTTGAACCTAAGCCGAAAATTGAGTTCGATATTAAGGAATCCGTGCGTATTAAAGTCGGTCCTTTTGCGAATTTCGTAGGCTCCGTGGAAGAGATTTTGGTAGAGAAAAGCAAGTTGAAAGTGCACGTGAACATGTTTGGACGGGAAACGCCGCTTGAGTTGGAATACACGCAAGTGGAGAAGATCTAG
- the rpmG gene encoding 50S ribosomal protein L33 produces the protein MRVIITLACTNCKQRNYTTTKNKRNHPDRMEMKKFCKFCNEQTSHRETR, from the coding sequence ATGCGGGTAATTATTACTTTGGCTTGTACTAACTGCAAACAAAGAAATTACACTACGACAAAAAACAAGCGTAATCACCCCGACCGCATGGAGATGAAGAAATTTTGCAAGTTTTGTAACGAGCAGACTTCTCATCGCGAAACCAGATAG
- the rplL gene encoding 50S ribosomal protein L7/L12 → MSKEQILEAIKGMTVLELNDLVKAIEEEFGVTAAAPVAAAGAVASAEAEQSEFDVILTSAGASKINVIKAVREITGLGLKEAKELVDNAPKALKEKVAKEEAEAVKAKLEEAGASVEVK, encoded by the coding sequence ATGAGTAAAGAGCAAATCTTGGAAGCAATCAAAGGCATGACTGTACTGGAATTGAACGATCTTGTTAAAGCAATCGAAGAAGAATTCGGCGTAACTGCTGCAGCTCCAGTAGCTGCTGCAGGTGCAGTAGCTTCTGCTGAAGCTGAGCAATCCGAGTTCGACGTAATCTTGACTAGCGCTGGTGCTTCCAAAATCAACGTTATCAAAGCAGTTCGCGAAATCACAGGTCTTGGCCTGAAAGAAGCAAAAGAATTGGTTGACAACGCTCCAAAAGCATTGAAAGAAAAAGTTGCTAAAGAAGAAGCAGAAGCGGTTAAAGCTAAGCTTGAAGAAGCAGGCGCTTCAGTTGAAGTTAAATAA
- the rplK gene encoding 50S ribosomal protein L11, protein MAKKVIKMVKLQIPAGKANPAPPVGPALGQAGVNIMAFCKEFNARTADQAGLIIPVEISVFEDRSFTFITKTPPAAVLLKVAAKVEKGSGEPNKKKVATVKRDAVRQIAETKMPDLNAADVESAMRMVEGTARSMGITIED, encoded by the coding sequence ATGGCGAAAAAAGTTATTAAAATGGTAAAACTGCAGATTCCAGCAGGTAAAGCAAACCCAGCACCACCAGTAGGTCCAGCTTTGGGTCAAGCAGGTGTCAACATCATGGCATTCTGTAAAGAATTCAACGCTCGTACAGCTGATCAAGCGGGATTGATTATTCCAGTTGAAATTTCTGTATTCGAGGACCGTTCCTTTACTTTCATCACTAAAACTCCACCAGCAGCAGTTCTGTTGAAAGTGGCAGCTAAAGTTGAAAAAGGATCCGGCGAACCGAACAAGAAAAAAGTTGCTACTGTTAAACGTGATGCGGTTCGTCAAATCGCAGAAACAAAAATGCCTGACCTGAATGCAGCAGACGTTGAGTCCGCAATGCGTATGGTCGAAGGTACTGCCCGCAGCATGGGTATCACCATCGAAGACTAA
- a CDS encoding NYN domain-containing protein: protein MADSRDVLLVDGYNMIGDWPELTKLTESGLEEARNRLLFRLADYQAFSGRRVIVVFDAYLVPGLGKSFTQSKVQIYFTKEKETADECIERLVRELSMRRRQIYVATSDMVEQHVIFGQGALRVSARELLIEVEQNEKELKKRLEEDQAKTTRNTLGGKLSPDVLKEFERWRRE, encoded by the coding sequence ATGGCTGATTCCCGTGATGTGCTTCTTGTAGACGGGTACAACATGATTGGCGACTGGCCGGAATTAACCAAACTGACGGAAAGTGGGCTCGAAGAGGCACGTAACAGGCTTCTCTTTCGTCTTGCAGACTACCAGGCTTTCTCCGGCCGTCGAGTCATTGTTGTGTTTGACGCCTACCTCGTGCCTGGACTCGGTAAATCCTTTACTCAGAGCAAAGTGCAGATCTATTTTACAAAGGAAAAAGAGACGGCAGACGAATGCATTGAAAGACTCGTTCGGGAACTAAGCATGCGAAGACGCCAAATCTATGTGGCTACGAGCGATATGGTAGAGCAACATGTCATTTTTGGACAGGGAGCGCTACGCGTATCTGCAAGGGAGTTACTAATTGAAGTTGAGCAGAACGAAAAAGAATTAAAAAAACGACTGGAAGAAGATCAGGCGAAGACCACGCGTAACACACTCGGGGGTAAGTTAAGTCCCGATGTATTGAAAGAGTTTGAGCGATGGCGCCGGGAATAA